The Fibrobacter sp. UWB5 genome has a window encoding:
- the dapA gene encoding 4-hydroxy-tetrahydrodipicolinate synthase gives MQITNASQLTGVFPALFTPLKNDDPKNLRNSIDYKKMGQMIDDVIANGASGVLPAVTTGQSATVSPQQHLDVIKFTLDYVDGRVPVIAGAGSNCTRESIEMIENVQKIAPVAVLCVTGYYNNPPQEGLLKHYRTLSSETGAKIVIYNVPGRTSSYVHPDTLIELAEDKNIIGLKQAVEFGFGEKFHEDTMRVIKETKGKDFAVMSGEDGLFADLLEMGGTGLISASGNIPEATKTFVELYKAFQAGDKDKAHDLQKDARDFIDITFCRKNPIPLGTLFNSPLFQPLVSVKDTAHGVEAVERIMKLINEKAPSLKKYHV, from the coding sequence ATGCAGATTACTAACGCTTCTCAACTTACTGGTGTTTTCCCCGCGTTGTTCACCCCACTCAAGAACGACGATCCCAAGAACCTTCGCAACTCCATCGACTACAAGAAGATGGGTCAGATGATTGACGACGTGATTGCCAACGGCGCAAGTGGCGTGCTCCCCGCCGTGACCACGGGTCAGAGTGCGACTGTTTCTCCGCAGCAGCACCTGGATGTTATCAAGTTTACGCTCGACTATGTGGATGGCCGCGTGCCCGTGATTGCCGGTGCCGGTTCCAACTGCACTCGCGAATCTATCGAAATGATCGAAAACGTTCAGAAGATTGCCCCGGTGGCAGTCCTCTGCGTGACAGGCTACTACAACAACCCGCCGCAGGAAGGCCTCCTGAAGCACTACCGTACGCTCAGCAGCGAAACGGGTGCCAAGATCGTGATTTACAACGTTCCGGGCCGTACCTCCAGCTACGTGCACCCCGACACCTTGATCGAACTTGCCGAAGACAAGAACATCATCGGCCTGAAGCAAGCTGTCGAATTCGGCTTCGGCGAAAAGTTCCACGAAGACACGATGCGCGTGATCAAGGAAACGAAGGGCAAGGATTTCGCCGTGATGAGCGGTGAAGACGGTCTCTTCGCAGACTTGCTCGAAATGGGCGGCACGGGCCTCATCAGCGCCTCGGGCAACATTCCCGAAGCCACGAAGACCTTCGTCGAACTCTACAAGGCTTTCCAGGCCGGCGACAAGGACAAGGCTCACGACCTGCAGAAGGACGCTCGCGACTTTATCGACATCACGTTCTGCCGCAAGAACCCGATTCCGCTGGGCACGCTGTTCAACAGCCCGCTGTTCCAGCCGCTCGTTAGCGTGAAGGACACCGCACATGGCGTTGAAGCTGTCGAACGCATCATGAAGCTCATTAACGAAAAGGCTCCGAGCCTCAAGAAGTACCACGTTTAA
- a CDS encoding YchJ family protein: MAKDLCPCGSGKEYGECCEPIIKQKALAASPEALMRSRYTAYVKQEIGWLKESLEPTQRGDFDEPSVTAWSKDSEWLGIEIKQTKTEEEKNIGWVEFIARFKQGNITRNHHELGEFHKVGGAWFFYDGRAVKQETVRHEGPVVGRNDPCPCGSGKKYKKCCGAGK; this comes from the coding sequence ATGGCTAAAGATTTATGCCCCTGCGGTTCCGGTAAGGAATACGGAGAATGTTGCGAACCCATTATCAAGCAGAAAGCTCTCGCGGCAAGCCCCGAAGCATTGATGCGTTCTCGCTATACCGCTTATGTAAAGCAGGAAATCGGCTGGCTCAAGGAATCTCTCGAACCCACGCAGCGCGGCGACTTTGACGAACCGAGCGTGACCGCTTGGAGCAAGGATTCCGAATGGCTCGGCATTGAAATCAAGCAGACCAAGACCGAAGAAGAAAAGAACATCGGCTGGGTCGAATTCATCGCTCGTTTCAAGCAGGGCAACATTACCCGTAACCACCACGAACTCGGCGAGTTCCACAAGGTGGGCGGCGCATGGTTCTTCTACGACGGTCGTGCCGTGAAGCAGGAAACTGTCCGTCACGAAGGTCCGGTCGTTGGCCGTAACGATCCGTGCCCGTGCGGTTCCGGCAAGAAGTACAAGAAGTGCTGCGGCGCCGGCAAGTAA
- a CDS encoding DUF1846 domain-containing protein yields the protein MFKVGFDNDAYLRTQSEKIAERIAKFGGKLYLEFGGKLFDDHHASRVLPGFAPDSKIRMLEKLKDKAEVIIAINAGDIEKNKVRGDLGITYDQDVLRLIDAFRGYGLYVSSVVLTRWQEQPSAVAYQKKLEDLGLKVYRHYPIAGYPSNIPLVVSDDGYGKNEFVETSRELVVVTAPGPGSGKMAVCLSQIYHENKRGVKAGYAKFETFPIWNIPLKHPVNLAYEAATADLNDVNMIDPFHLEAYGQTTINYNRDVEIFPVLNALFTRILGESPYKSPTDMGVNMAGNCIVDDDAVCEAARQEIIRRYYNTLCDVRKGNADKDQVYKQELIMEQAQISTANRPVIAAAVKKAEETEGPAVAIQLNDGAIITGKTSSLLGASSAMLLDALKHLAGIPDEVRLLSPMVIEPIQNLKTKQLGHKNPRLHMDEVLVALSVCALTDYNAKIAMEKLPELRHCEVHSSVILSQVDVGVFRRLGVNLTTEPTYQTSKLYHG from the coding sequence ATGTTTAAAGTAGGGTTTGATAACGACGCGTACCTGAGGACGCAGTCCGAAAAGATTGCCGAGCGCATTGCGAAGTTCGGCGGAAAACTTTATCTGGAATTTGGCGGAAAACTGTTCGATGACCATCACGCATCCCGCGTGTTGCCTGGCTTTGCGCCCGACAGTAAAATCCGCATGCTCGAAAAGCTCAAGGACAAGGCCGAAGTGATTATCGCCATTAACGCCGGCGATATCGAAAAGAACAAGGTCCGCGGCGACTTGGGCATTACCTACGATCAAGATGTCTTGCGCCTGATTGATGCCTTCCGCGGTTACGGTCTTTATGTGAGCTCCGTGGTATTGACTCGCTGGCAAGAACAGCCGAGTGCTGTTGCCTATCAGAAAAAGCTTGAAGATCTTGGCCTCAAGGTTTATCGTCATTACCCGATTGCGGGTTACCCGAGCAACATTCCGCTGGTGGTGAGCGACGACGGTTACGGCAAGAATGAATTTGTTGAAACCTCTCGCGAACTTGTGGTGGTGACGGCTCCGGGTCCCGGAAGTGGAAAGATGGCTGTGTGCCTTTCGCAGATTTACCACGAAAACAAGCGTGGCGTGAAGGCCGGCTACGCCAAGTTCGAGACCTTCCCGATTTGGAACATTCCGCTCAAGCACCCGGTGAACCTCGCATACGAAGCCGCCACCGCCGACTTGAACGATGTGAACATGATTGACCCGTTCCACTTGGAAGCATACGGACAGACGACTATCAACTACAACCGCGACGTGGAAATCTTCCCGGTGCTTAACGCCCTGTTTACCCGCATTCTCGGTGAATCTCCGTACAAGAGCCCGACCGATATGGGCGTGAACATGGCCGGCAACTGCATTGTCGATGACGATGCTGTTTGCGAAGCGGCCCGTCAGGAAATCATCCGTCGCTACTACAACACGCTTTGCGACGTGCGTAAGGGCAACGCCGACAAGGACCAAGTTTACAAGCAGGAACTGATTATGGAACAGGCCCAGATCAGTACTGCAAACCGTCCGGTGATTGCGGCTGCTGTCAAGAAGGCCGAAGAAACCGAAGGCCCGGCTGTCGCAATTCAGTTGAACGATGGCGCCATCATTACGGGCAAGACATCTTCGCTGCTCGGCGCCTCTTCTGCAATGCTCTTGGATGCGCTCAAGCACCTGGCCGGAATCCCCGACGAAGTGCGCCTGCTTTCGCCGATGGTGATTGAACCGATTCAGAACCTGAAGACCAAGCAGCTCGGCCACAAGAACCCGCGCCTGCACATGGACGAAGTCCTGGTCGCGCTTTCTGTTTGCGCCCTCACGGATTACAACGCCAAGATTGCCATGGAAAAATTGCCGGAACTCCGCCACTGCGAAGTGCATTCCAGCGTGATTCTGTCGCAGGTCGATGTGGGCGTGTTCCGTCGCCTCGGCGTAAATCTGACTACGGAACCTACTTATCAGACAAGTAAGCTCTATCACGGGTAA
- the smpB gene encoding SsrA-binding protein SmpB: MAKKEQSTPVIVNRKANHLYFVDETFEVGIMLIGSEVKSIRDGKCTLGEAWIDIDESKNEIWLVGAHIDEYLFANRFNHFPARRRKLLAHVHEIAKMRKAKEQKGCTLIPLKLYFKNRRAKLEMGICRGKDQRDKRQDIINRDAKLEMARAAKAHK; encoded by the coding sequence ATGGCGAAAAAAGAACAGAGTACGCCGGTCATCGTAAACCGCAAAGCAAACCACCTCTACTTCGTAGACGAAACCTTCGAAGTAGGTATCATGCTGATTGGTTCGGAAGTCAAGTCTATCCGCGATGGCAAGTGCACTTTGGGCGAAGCGTGGATCGACATCGACGAGTCCAAGAACGAAATCTGGCTCGTGGGTGCTCACATCGACGAATACCTTTTCGCCAACCGATTCAACCATTTTCCGGCAAGGCGCCGCAAGCTCTTGGCCCATGTGCACGAAATCGCCAAGATGCGCAAGGCCAAGGAGCAGAAGGGATGCACGCTCATTCCCTTGAAGCTTTACTTCAAGAACCGCCGCGCCAAGCTCGAAATGGGAATCTGCCGCGGTAAGGACCAGCGCGACAAGCGTCAGGACATCATCAACCGCGACGCTAAACTTGAAATGGCCCGCGCGGCAAAGGCGCACAAATAA
- a CDS encoding phosphomannomutase, whose product MENITQIWKKIQSPEFNPATDMGLVEQVKQVALTSQESAKVSFGTSGWRGEIGSEFTLRNLQVVGAAIVRLYKEATPELFEALGVKDFAELQKRGVVVGHDNRLLGHEFCEAVADQFAKAGVKVYYGGEMPTPEFSACIEMLGAACSINMTPSHNPSHYNGIKFNPADGGPAGPEITNVITKLSNEMMATWKFEPVGKVDWELIDSLKIYKEFLVKQGTIKFDRIKDFIKKGRLTLVCDHVHGSTRRRPAALLDNPECLITLRNEDDSLFGGIAPEPSSKNLEKVRKVLDESKSWFRLGAIFDPDGDRIRFYDGTREIDMNQFGAIAFHYMATWRKEQGCVAKSVATSNFVNIIAEKLGVPVMETPVGFKNFRPWLSRNAKQKALVAFEESDGISGLNNTLEKDAQFGLLIALEIMAVTGKNLGEYLDALYEEYGRFYPTRSGFEVDKSLVGAPLKAKVDAIATIAQPGAKVMVGNNEKTVKQLLTLDGVKVIFDDDSWMLVRPSGTEPKVRIYTECRNPDEKDPMFEAAKALFFKN is encoded by the coding sequence ATGGAAAACATTACGCAGATTTGGAAAAAGATCCAGTCCCCGGAATTCAACCCCGCAACAGACATGGGCTTGGTAGAACAGGTCAAACAGGTCGCCCTGACTTCTCAGGAAAGCGCCAAGGTTAGCTTTGGTACGTCCGGCTGGCGTGGCGAAATCGGTTCTGAATTCACCCTCCGCAATCTGCAGGTCGTGGGTGCCGCTATCGTGCGCCTCTATAAGGAAGCTACTCCGGAACTTTTCGAAGCTCTCGGCGTGAAGGATTTTGCCGAACTCCAGAAGCGCGGCGTGGTCGTTGGCCACGACAACCGCTTGCTCGGTCACGAATTCTGCGAAGCCGTTGCCGACCAGTTTGCCAAGGCCGGCGTGAAGGTCTACTACGGTGGCGAAATGCCGACTCCGGAATTCAGCGCCTGCATCGAAATGCTCGGTGCCGCCTGCTCCATCAACATGACTCCGAGCCACAACCCGAGCCACTACAACGGTATCAAGTTCAACCCGGCTGACGGCGGTCCTGCCGGTCCGGAAATCACGAACGTGATCACCAAGCTCAGCAACGAAATGATGGCCACCTGGAAGTTTGAACCGGTGGGCAAGGTCGACTGGGAATTGATCGACTCCCTCAAGATTTACAAGGAATTCTTGGTCAAGCAGGGCACCATCAAGTTCGACCGCATCAAGGACTTCATCAAGAAGGGTCGCCTGACTCTCGTGTGCGACCACGTGCATGGTTCTACCCGTCGCCGTCCGGCCGCTCTCCTCGACAATCCGGAATGCCTGATTACGCTCCGTAACGAAGACGACTCCCTGTTCGGCGGTATCGCTCCGGAACCGTCCAGCAAGAACCTCGAAAAGGTCCGCAAGGTCCTCGACGAAAGCAAGAGCTGGTTCCGCCTGGGCGCAATCTTCGACCCGGATGGTGACCGTATCCGTTTCTACGACGGCACCCGCGAAATCGATATGAACCAGTTCGGTGCTATCGCTTTCCACTACATGGCTACCTGGCGCAAGGAACAGGGCTGCGTGGCTAAGTCCGTCGCTACTTCTAACTTTGTGAACATCATTGCCGAAAAGCTCGGCGTGCCTGTGATGGAAACTCCGGTGGGCTTCAAGAACTTCCGCCCCTGGCTCTCCCGCAACGCCAAGCAGAAGGCTCTCGTGGCTTTCGAAGAATCCGACGGTATTTCCGGCCTGAACAACACGCTTGAAAAGGATGCCCAGTTCGGCCTCCTCATCGCTCTTGAAATCATGGCTGTCACCGGCAAGAACCTCGGTGAATACCTGGATGCCCTGTACGAAGAATATGGCCGCTTCTACCCGACCCGTTCCGGTTTCGAAGTGGACAAGTCCCTCGTTGGCGCTCCGCTCAAGGCCAAGGTTGACGCTATCGCCACGATCGCCCAGCCGGGTGCAAAGGTCATGGTCGGTAACAACGAAAAGACCGTGAAGCAGCTCCTCACGCTCGACGGCGTGAAGGTAATCTTCGACGATGACTCCTGGATGCTGGTGCGTCCGTCCGGTACCGAACCGAAGGTTCGTATCTATACGGAATGCCGCAACCCGGATGAAAAGGACCCGATGTTCGAGGCTGCCAAGGCTCTGTTCTTCAAGAATTAA
- a CDS encoding N-acetylmuramoyl-L-alanine amidase, producing the protein MKAFVWHILVCFALAVSAWAANTVDAEQFAKEIKASFHWFPVQKTFILAGESDTLKFAIGLPFVNTHGKSVEIKHAPEISGSHILLDSADIATLLNAGKAQTAAVAPASSSSPAKVSSSSVKVAAAPAAAAPAKTTPVAAPKNETAGTREVKTIVIDPGHGGKDTGAQGKNSNEKDIVLAVGKLLKKELEKEGFKVKMTRDKDVFIELGERANLANQWDGDLFISLHCNAIDASPERKKQIKGYHVYVLRAPESEEDKAIARRENKVATLYGEKNAKEELSPLEWFKLEARLEKYKQNSYMFTEQMLKAFDDGKIKRQGGGVGGAGFMVLVGALMPAVLFEIGFISNPEEEAYMITSKAQADIAARISKAVSSYKEAVHNYRETLGRQ; encoded by the coding sequence ATGAAGGCTTTTGTTTGGCATATACTTGTCTGCTTCGCTCTCGCAGTCTCTGCCTGGGCAGCAAACACAGTCGATGCCGAACAGTTCGCCAAAGAAATCAAGGCCAGCTTCCACTGGTTCCCGGTTCAAAAGACCTTCATTCTCGCGGGCGAAAGCGACACCCTCAAATTCGCGATTGGCCTTCCCTTCGTGAACACGCACGGCAAATCTGTCGAAATCAAGCATGCGCCCGAAATCTCGGGCAGCCATATTCTCTTGGATTCCGCAGACATTGCCACATTACTCAATGCCGGCAAAGCACAAACCGCCGCGGTCGCTCCTGCAAGCAGCAGCTCCCCCGCTAAAGTTTCCTCGTCTTCCGTAAAAGTCGCCGCCGCGCCCGCAGCTGCTGCCCCAGCAAAGACAACGCCTGTCGCCGCACCGAAAAACGAAACCGCCGGCACCCGCGAAGTCAAGACCATCGTGATCGACCCCGGCCACGGCGGCAAGGATACCGGCGCCCAGGGCAAGAATTCCAACGAAAAAGATATCGTACTCGCCGTCGGCAAGCTCCTGAAAAAGGAACTCGAAAAAGAAGGCTTCAAGGTCAAGATGACCCGCGACAAGGACGTGTTCATCGAGCTCGGCGAACGAGCCAACCTCGCGAACCAATGGGACGGCGACCTGTTCATCAGTCTGCACTGTAACGCCATCGACGCAAGCCCCGAACGCAAAAAGCAAATCAAGGGCTACCACGTGTACGTGCTCCGCGCCCCCGAAAGCGAAGAAGACAAGGCCATTGCCCGTCGCGAAAACAAGGTGGCCACGCTCTACGGCGAAAAGAACGCCAAAGAAGAACTTTCTCCGCTCGAATGGTTCAAGCTCGAAGCCCGTTTGGAAAAATACAAGCAGAACAGCTACATGTTCACCGAACAGATGCTCAAGGCCTTCGACGACGGCAAAATCAAGCGCCAGGGTGGTGGCGTCGGCGGCGCCGGATTCATGGTGCTCGTAGGCGCATTAATGCCTGCCGTGCTCTTTGAAATCGGCTTCATCAGCAACCCCGAAGAAGAAGCCTACATGATCACAAGCAAGGCTCAGGCAGACATCGCTGCACGCATTTCAAAGGCCGTCAGCAGCTACAAGGAAGCTGTCCATAACTACCGCGAAACTCTTGGTCGCCAATAA
- the argC gene encoding N-acetyl-gamma-glutamyl-phosphate reductase, which produces MFKVFVDGEAGTTGLQIYERLAKRNDIEVLRISPELRKDINERKRLINESDVTFLCLPDAAAVESAALCENPNTRVIDASTAHRVNPDWTYGMPELSAAQREAIAKSKRIANPGCHASGFILGVHPLVAAGILPKSANLAAYSITGYSGGGKKLIAEYEEAAALAHAAGESKAIMAPAPYALALAHKHLPEMKKYCELENTPFFNPVLGPYYKGMAVTVAIFANELTKKVSPEGLTEILAKHYEGSRFVKVMPFEPAPVLFNGRLDATVCNDTNNARIQVFGNENVMQVTTIIDNLGKGASGAAIQNMNIALGLDEGISL; this is translated from the coding sequence ATGTTCAAAGTTTTCGTAGATGGTGAAGCAGGCACCACTGGCCTGCAGATTTATGAGAGACTCGCAAAGCGTAACGACATCGAAGTGTTGCGCATTTCTCCCGAACTCCGCAAAGACATTAACGAACGCAAGCGACTCATCAACGAGTCCGACGTGACGTTCCTGTGCCTGCCCGACGCTGCGGCTGTCGAAAGTGCAGCACTCTGCGAAAATCCGAACACCCGCGTGATCGACGCCTCCACCGCCCACCGCGTAAACCCCGACTGGACCTACGGGATGCCGGAACTTTCGGCCGCCCAGCGCGAAGCCATTGCCAAGAGCAAGCGCATCGCGAACCCCGGTTGCCACGCCTCGGGCTTTATTCTTGGCGTACACCCGCTGGTTGCCGCAGGCATTTTGCCGAAGAGCGCAAACCTTGCCGCCTACAGCATTACCGGTTATTCCGGCGGCGGCAAGAAGCTGATTGCCGAATACGAAGAAGCCGCAGCGCTTGCACACGCTGCTGGCGAATCGAAGGCTATCATGGCGCCCGCCCCGTACGCGCTCGCGCTCGCCCACAAGCACCTCCCCGAAATGAAGAAGTACTGCGAACTCGAAAACACGCCGTTCTTCAACCCGGTGCTTGGCCCTTATTACAAGGGCATGGCGGTCACCGTCGCCATCTTTGCAAATGAACTCACCAAGAAGGTCAGTCCCGAAGGCCTCACCGAAATCTTGGCAAAGCATTACGAAGGTTCCCGCTTTGTGAAGGTCATGCCCTTTGAGCCAGCCCCCGTGCTGTTCAACGGCCGCCTTGACGCTACCGTCTGCAACGATACGAACAACGCCCGTATTCAGGTGTTCGGCAACGAAAACGTGATGCAGGTGACGACTATTATCGACAACCTCGGCAAGGGCGCAAGCGGTGCCGCCATTCAGAACATGAATATCGCGCTCGGCCTCGACGAAGGAATTAGCCTTTAA
- the obgE gene encoding GTPase ObgE — MFLDEKSIEVRSGKGGDGICSFHREKFVPLGGPDGGDGGRGGHVILQVNEQYSTLLDMGNARLYKAQNGQAGGAKRCTGRSAEDLIVSVPRGTIVKDAEGRILADLTEPGQKWIAARGGKGGMGNQHFATPANQAPRKCTPGEKGEKRELFLELKLMADVGLVGFPNAGKSSLVNKISSGRPKVGDYPFTTLEPVLGIVQLNGHSFVVADIPGLLEGASEGKGLGHQFLKHIERTHTLLFVIDGFAENAYEQFSVLKDELKAFHPKLAKKPYVIALNKSDLGIDEAIKQFKAHKESVIVTSAVTGDGCKELTLALDEAVPHVQKKKVGWESKSVVAAKTSDSKSSAKKSGTKTAAKKTASKSAGAKSGWSKKKA; from the coding sequence ATGTTCCTAGACGAAAAATCAATTGAAGTTCGCTCCGGCAAGGGCGGCGATGGCATTTGCAGTTTCCACCGCGAAAAGTTCGTACCCCTCGGCGGTCCCGATGGCGGTGACGGCGGTCGCGGCGGTCATGTGATCCTGCAGGTGAACGAACAGTACTCTACCCTGCTCGACATGGGTAACGCACGCCTGTACAAGGCTCAGAACGGACAGGCCGGTGGCGCCAAGCGCTGCACCGGTCGTAGCGCCGAAGACTTGATCGTAAGCGTTCCGCGCGGCACTATCGTGAAGGATGCCGAAGGCCGTATTCTCGCAGACCTTACCGAACCCGGCCAAAAGTGGATTGCGGCTCGCGGCGGCAAGGGCGGCATGGGCAACCAGCATTTTGCAACGCCAGCCAACCAGGCTCCGCGCAAGTGCACGCCCGGCGAAAAGGGCGAAAAGCGCGAACTCTTCTTGGAACTGAAGCTTATGGCAGACGTGGGCCTCGTCGGTTTCCCGAACGCAGGCAAGTCCAGTCTCGTGAACAAGATTTCGAGCGGTCGCCCGAAAGTCGGCGACTACCCGTTTACCACGCTTGAACCGGTGCTCGGCATTGTGCAGTTGAACGGCCACAGCTTTGTGGTTGCAGATATTCCTGGTTTGCTCGAAGGCGCCAGTGAAGGCAAGGGCCTCGGTCACCAGTTCTTGAAGCATATCGAACGTACGCACACGCTCCTGTTCGTGATCGACGGCTTTGCCGAAAACGCCTACGAACAGTTCAGCGTTCTTAAGGACGAACTCAAGGCATTCCACCCGAAGCTCGCAAAGAAGCCTTACGTGATTGCTTTGAACAAGAGCGACCTCGGCATTGACGAAGCCATCAAGCAGTTCAAGGCCCACAAGGAAAGCGTCATCGTGACCTCCGCCGTAACTGGCGACGGCTGCAAGGAACTCACCTTGGCTCTGGACGAGGCGGTGCCCCACGTGCAAAAGAAGAAGGTCGGCTGGGAAAGCAAGAGCGTTGTCGCCGCCAAAACAAGCGACAGCAAGAGCTCCGCAAAGAAAAGCGGCACGAAAACCGCCGCCAAGAAGACCGCTTCAAAAAGTGCTGGAGCAAAATCCGGCTGGAGCAAGAAGAAGGCTTAA
- a CDS encoding YebC/PmpR family DNA-binding transcriptional regulator yields MSGHSKWATTKRKKAKTDVARAKAWNKLIKEISIAAKLGGGNPDANPRLRAAILKSKSQSLPTKNIESAIAKGTGANSGTEMTEPLYEGRGPAGIAIMVQCLTDNKVRTVAEIRNIFNKNNGAMGESGSVSWAFTYKGVIIVDAEKYPEDKVMDLVLEAGAEDMSTEDGVHEISTSPEAFDAVSKALEAAGIEMMSAEITYVANDPVKLGHEDAQKLLKLIDKFEDHDDVQDVYHNAEIDEADMDAE; encoded by the coding sequence ATGTCCGGTCACTCCAAATGGGCCACCACCAAACGTAAGAAAGCCAAGACTGACGTTGCTCGCGCCAAGGCTTGGAACAAGTTGATCAAGGAAATCTCTATTGCTGCTAAGCTTGGCGGCGGAAACCCGGATGCGAACCCGCGTCTGCGTGCTGCTATTCTTAAGTCCAAGAGCCAGAGCTTGCCGACCAAGAACATCGAAAGCGCTATCGCCAAGGGTACGGGTGCCAACTCCGGTACCGAAATGACGGAACCGCTGTACGAAGGACGCGGCCCGGCCGGCATCGCCATCATGGTGCAGTGCTTGACCGACAACAAGGTCCGTACCGTTGCCGAAATCCGCAACATCTTCAACAAGAACAACGGTGCCATGGGCGAATCCGGTTCCGTGTCTTGGGCATTCACCTACAAGGGTGTGATCATTGTTGACGCTGAAAAGTATCCGGAAGACAAGGTCATGGACCTGGTTCTCGAAGCCGGTGCCGAAGACATGTCCACCGAAGACGGCGTGCACGAAATCTCCACCTCTCCGGAAGCTTTCGACGCTGTGTCCAAGGCTCTCGAAGCTGCCGGTATCGAAATGATGAGCGCAGAAATCACCTACGTCGCTAACGACCCGGTGAAGCTCGGTCACGAAGATGCCCAGAAGCTCCTCAAGCTCATCGACAAGTTCGAAGACCACGACGACGTCCAGGACGTTTACCACAACGCCGAAATCGACGAAGCCGATATGGACGCTGAGTAA
- a CDS encoding nuclease-related domain-containing protein, whose protein sequence is MLNENPFMTLERARSVYWLKNNYRPMGELFDNGFLNTRRLEWGANNAYDPTIKAACQVLLKQKQKTTKAFVEKGKLPRNIDEARAVVWPFSKNLGKTGRTMGELTDNRDITKRDLAYALEKAWDEQVREASRIILTSQLGIENDRANETKGALKVTANRSFMEEQIERLSFKKGAFIGILLTICAFLLIADFVYMGMKGAIPALAKFILDTKYIGLAFIILFIIFVLVVANFVIKHTLEKKIDNYDESIRNHKQGRDGEDKVVDVMRETLDGSCHVFRNCVLPDKKGDIDAILVSPQGLFVFEVKNYNMKCENTQDEWFFYSGKKKKKLKENPSIQAKRNAARLAEHLEADFSRNKERKWVNPIVVMANADVVCLECEPVVPIWRIQYLSDELGNIPNKREISEQLQSEICKKLELLYSSN, encoded by the coding sequence ATGTTGAATGAAAACCCTTTTATGACTTTAGAACGGGCTAGAAGCGTATATTGGCTTAAGAATAACTATAGACCCATGGGGGAGTTGTTTGATAATGGTTTTCTAAACACGCGTCGTCTAGAATGGGGAGCAAATAATGCTTATGATCCGACGATTAAGGCGGCTTGCCAGGTGCTTTTAAAACAGAAACAAAAGACGACTAAAGCGTTTGTTGAGAAAGGGAAATTACCAAGGAATATTGATGAGGCGAGAGCAGTTGTTTGGCCGTTTAGTAAAAATCTTGGTAAAACTGGGCGAACGATGGGTGAATTGACGGATAACCGTGATATTACTAAACGTGATTTGGCTTACGCTTTGGAAAAGGCTTGGGATGAACAGGTTCGAGAAGCGTCCCGCATTATTCTAACTTCTCAATTAGGCATTGAAAACGATCGTGCTAATGAAACGAAAGGTGCTCTTAAGGTAACGGCCAATCGAAGCTTTATGGAAGAACAGATTGAAAGACTTTCTTTTAAGAAGGGAGCTTTCATTGGCATATTGCTAACTATATGCGCATTTCTTTTGATTGCTGATTTTGTTTATATGGGAATGAAAGGGGCTATTCCTGCTTTAGCTAAATTCATTTTGGATACAAAGTATATTGGATTAGCCTTTATAATCCTTTTCATTATTTTTGTTTTAGTTGTTGCCAACTTCGTCATCAAACATACTCTTGAAAAGAAAATTGACAATTATGATGAATCTATAAGGAATCACAAACAAGGAAGAGATGGGGAAGATAAAGTTGTAGATGTTATGCGAGAAACTTTGGATGGTTCGTGCCATGTATTTAGAAATTGTGTATTGCCTGATAAAAAAGGGGATATAGATGCCATTCTTGTTTCTCCGCAAGGCCTTTTTGTTTTTGAAGTAAAGAATTACAATATGAAATGTGAAAATACTCAGGATGAATGGTTCTTTTATAGCGGGAAAAAGAAGAAGAAACTTAAAGAGAATCCATCCATTCAAGCAAAAAGAAATGCTGCAAGATTAGCGGAGCATCTAGAAGCGGATTTTAGTAGAAATAAAGAAAGAAAATGGGTTAATCCCATAGTGGTTATGGCGAATGCTGATGTCGTTTGTTTGGAATGTGAACCGGTTGTCCCGATTTGGCGAATTCAATATTTGTCTGATGAATTGGGCAATATTCCAAACAAAAGAGAAATTTCGGAACAATTGCAGAGTGAAATATGCAAGAAATTGGAATTACTGTATTCAAGTAATTGA